The following coding sequences lie in one Arachis hypogaea cultivar Tifrunner chromosome 4, arahy.Tifrunner.gnm2.J5K5, whole genome shotgun sequence genomic window:
- the LOC112797408 gene encoding large ribosomal subunit protein eL8y, giving the protein MAPKRGVKAPVPAAKKKPEKVTNPLFEKRPKQFGIGGALPPKRDLTRFVKWPKTVQIQRKKRILKQRLKVPPALNQFTKTLDKNLATSLFKILLKYRPEDKAEKKERLLKRAQAETEGKTVEAKKPIVVKYGLNHVTYLIEQNKAQLVVIAHDVDPIELVVWLPALCRKMEIPYCIVKGKARLGSIVHKKTACVLCLTSVKNEDKLEFSRVLEAIKANFNDKFDEYRKKWGGGIMGSKSQAKTKAKERLLAKEAAQRMS; this is encoded by the exons ATG gcCCCCAAAAGAGGTGTTAAAGCTCCGGTTCCAGCTGCCAAGAAGAAACCC GAGAAGGTTACGAATCCGCTGTTTGAGAAGCGGCCTAAGCAGTTTGGGATCGGTGGAGCCTTGCCGCCGAAGAGGGACCTGACGCGGTTCGTGAAGTGGCCGAAGACTGTTCAAATCCAAAGGAAGAAGAGAATCCTCAAGCAGAGGTTGAAGGTCCCTCCAGCTTTGAACCAGTTCACCAAAACCCTTGACAAGAACCTTG CAACAAGCCTGTTCAAGATACTACTCAAGTATAGGCCTGAGGATAAAGCAGAGAAGAAGGAGCGGCTTTTGAAAAGGGCTCAGGCTGAAACTGAGGGAAAAACTGTTGAGGCCAAGAAGCCAATTGTTGTGAagtatggcctcaatcatgttaCCTACCTTATTGAGCAG AACAAAGCACAGCTGGTTGTGATTGCTCATGACGTGGACCCgattgaattggttgtttggCTTCCTGCATTGTGCAGGAAGATGGAAATTCCATACTGCATTGTGAAGGGCAAGGCTCGCTTGGGATCA ATTGTCCATAAGAAAACTGCTTGTGTTTTGTGCTTGACAAGCGTTAAGAATGAAGACAAATTGGAGTTCAGCAGAGTCCTTGAGGCTATCAAG GCTAACTTCAATGACAAGTTTGACGAGTACAGGAAGAAGTGGGGTGGCGGTATCATGGGTTCCAAATCCCAAGCCAAAACCAAGGCAAAGGAAAGACTTCTTGCCAAAGAAGCTGCTCAGAGGATGTCTTAG